From the genome of Hyperolius riggenbachi isolate aHypRig1 chromosome 9, aHypRig1.pri, whole genome shotgun sequence, one region includes:
- the LOC137533399 gene encoding urotensin-2 receptor-like: MELSGLLDEEVLVTSSLSALLTVMFALGFSGNIYVLVITALSPRPAGSLCVHVMNLALADLLYLSTIPFVLFTYLARDWYFGDIGCRVLLSMDLFTMHASIYTLTAMSVERYQVIVRPLRAHITQCHQKVTNVGIWLTSFFLTLPMMCMMRLQDSIYGSGKKICFPTWTPDSFRYYLTILFCTSILAPGLILLYIYSCLVKAYWASGQDIRQSRRKHKQCLGTRIFTIIVVYWACFVPFWAWQLAKCYHQDLLGLEASAQVYLNFGVTCLTYANSCVNPLLYTLLTRNYWEYLAGQNREIRGKGVQERTPDH, translated from the coding sequence ATGGAACTGTCAGGTTTACTCGATGAAGAAGTCTTGGTTACCTCCAGCTTAAGTGCTCTCCTTACCGTTATGTTCGCCTTGGGGTTCTCTGGAAATATTTACGTACTCGTGATAACGGCCTTGTCGCCGAGACCGGCGGGCTCCTTGTGTGTCCACGTCATGAACCTCGCACTGGCCGATTTACTTTACCTCTCCACAATCCCCTTCGTGTTGTTCACCTACCTAGCCCGAGACTGGTACTTTGGAGATATAGGGTGCCGAGTCCTTCTGAGCATGGACCTGTTTACCATGCACGCCAGCATCTACACCCTCACGGCAATGAGTGTGGAGCGATACCAGGTCATTGTGCGGCCCTTGAGGGCACACATCACCCAGTGTCATCAGAAGGTGACAAACGTGGGCATCTGGCTCACGTCCTTCTTCCTCACTTTACCGATGATGTGCATGATGCGGCTACAGGACAGTATCTACGGTTCCGGCAAGAAAATCTGCTTTCCAACGTGGACACCCGATTCATTTAGATATTACTTGACTATCCTATTCTGCACCAGCATACTAGCCCCCGGGCTAATCCTCTTATATATTTACAGCTGCCTGGTTAAAGCTTATTGGGCCTCCGGGCAAGATATCCGGCAATCCAGGCGCAAGCATAAGCAGTGTCTTGGGACGCGTATCTTCACGATAATCGTTGTCTACTGGGCTTGTTTTGTACCTTTCTGGGCGTGGCAGCTGGCCAAGTGTTACCACCAGGATCTGTTGGGTCTAGAGGCCTCAGCTCAGGTCTATCTGAACTTTGGCGTTACTTGTTTAACCTACGCCAACAGCTGCGTCAACCCTCTTCTGTACACCCTGCTGACTCGGAACTACTGGGAATACTTAGCGGGCCAGAACCGGGAGATCCGAGGGAAGGGGGTTCAGGAGAGGACCCCGGACCACTAA